The following proteins come from a genomic window of Leptospira bandrabouensis:
- a CDS encoding lysophospholipid acyltransferase family protein codes for MIPDNKQKPYSKTKYIILSWVVHFIVRVWYLFVRNQKFIIPEESAKVIEKGSGYIIAVFHETTLSLYRHATQYLKRKKKADMVALVSQSKDGEIIHQTFARSGLRSVRGSSTRGGTGAFRNILKEMKQGAVPIFTVDGPKGPRREVKPGVIVTASLTGFPILYLHSCYDRAYTFKSWDRHFFPKFGAKLYIQYGEPFFVPKGLTESQMDEYAKKLEIAMGKNAEILESYVRGLSADNSIDVPPKL; via the coding sequence TTGATTCCAGACAACAAACAAAAACCCTATTCCAAAACCAAATACATCATCCTGAGTTGGGTCGTTCACTTTATTGTCCGAGTTTGGTATCTATTTGTTCGCAACCAAAAGTTCATCATTCCAGAAGAAAGTGCGAAGGTTATTGAAAAAGGCTCAGGTTATATCATTGCTGTTTTTCACGAAACCACTCTTTCCTTGTACCGGCATGCGACTCAGTATTTGAAACGAAAGAAAAAGGCAGATATGGTGGCTCTTGTCTCCCAATCCAAAGATGGAGAGATCATCCACCAAACCTTTGCTCGCTCAGGACTTCGATCGGTGCGGGGATCATCGACAAGAGGGGGAACCGGTGCCTTTCGCAATATCTTAAAAGAAATGAAACAAGGGGCCGTTCCCATTTTTACCGTGGATGGTCCGAAGGGCCCAAGGCGTGAGGTAAAACCTGGAGTCATTGTGACGGCCTCACTCACTGGATTTCCTATCCTATACTTACATTCTTGTTATGACAGGGCTTATACTTTCAAAAGTTGGGACAGGCATTTTTTTCCCAAATTCGGTGCGAAATTATACATCCAATACGGGGAACCTTTCTTTGTACCCAAAGGCCTAACCGAGAGCCAAATGGATGAATATGCCAAAAAATTGGAAATTGCCATGGGAAAAAATGCAGAAATCTTGGAATCTTATGTGCGTGGCCTAAGTGCAGACAATTCTATTGACGTACCGCCTAAACTCTAA
- the metK gene encoding methionine adenosyltransferase, producing MSSLKNYIFTSESVSEGHPDKVCDQISDAILDAYLAQDPKSRVACETLVTTNLVVIAGEITSKGKVDTQEVARDVIRKIGYNDINMYFDADFAVVASHVHAQSPDIAQGVNEGEGLHTEQGAGDQGLMFGFAIAETPELMPAPLYYSHKLLEHLSELRHTNKIEWLRPDAKSQVTIQYEDGKPKRVDTVVISTQHKPGVTHKQIEEAVIEECIKKMIPKELLTNTRYFINPTGKFEIGGPHGDTGLTGRKIIVDTYGGMGRHGGGAFSGKDPSKVDRSAAYMGRYIAKNVVAAGLAHKCEVQLAYAIGVAQPVSVLVDTFGTGTIPDEEIAKRVLANFKLTPKGIVEGLDLLGKGRKYQETAAYGHFGRTGSTFTWEKTDKAEALKKG from the coding sequence ATGTCATCTCTCAAAAACTATATCTTCACTTCCGAGTCCGTATCTGAAGGACACCCAGACAAAGTCTGCGACCAAATTTCCGATGCCATTCTCGATGCGTATTTAGCCCAAGATCCAAAATCCCGTGTTGCTTGTGAAACACTTGTGACAACAAATCTCGTAGTCATTGCTGGTGAAATTACCAGTAAAGGAAAAGTAGACACACAAGAAGTAGCTCGCGATGTGATTCGTAAAATCGGTTATAACGATATCAATATGTATTTTGATGCTGATTTTGCAGTGGTTGCATCCCACGTGCATGCACAGTCGCCAGACATTGCCCAAGGGGTAAACGAAGGTGAGGGACTCCATACAGAACAAGGTGCTGGAGACCAAGGACTTATGTTTGGTTTTGCAATTGCAGAAACTCCAGAGCTTATGCCTGCACCACTTTACTACTCACACAAACTTTTAGAGCATTTATCAGAACTTCGCCATACAAATAAAATCGAATGGCTCCGCCCAGATGCAAAATCGCAAGTTACCATCCAATACGAAGATGGAAAACCAAAACGTGTTGATACAGTTGTGATCTCCACACAACATAAACCTGGTGTGACTCACAAACAAATCGAAGAAGCTGTGATTGAAGAATGTATCAAAAAAATGATTCCAAAAGAACTTTTGACTAACACTCGTTATTTTATTAACCCTACTGGTAAATTTGAAATCGGTGGGCCACACGGTGATACAGGTCTTACAGGACGTAAGATCATTGTAGATACTTACGGTGGAATGGGACGTCATGGTGGCGGTGCTTTCTCTGGAAAAGATCCATCAAAAGTAGACCGTTCTGCAGCGTATATGGGACGTTATATTGCTAAAAACGTAGTGGCAGCTGGACTTGCTCATAAATGTGAAGTGCAACTTGCTTACGCGATTGGAGTCGCACAACCTGTATCTGTCCTTGTGGATACATTTGGAACAGGAACGATTCCTGATGAAGAAATTGCAAAACGAGTTTTGGCAAATTTCAAACTCACTCCAAAAGGAATTGTAGAAGGTTTGGATCTTCTTGGAAAAGGAAGAAAATACCAAGAAACAGCGGCTTACGGTCACTTTGGTAGAACAGGTAGTACTTTTACTTGGGAAAAAACTGATAAAGCAGAAGCTTTAAAAAAAGGATAA
- a CDS encoding transketolase family protein, translating to MGAPSQSTADKKATRDAYGEALVELGASRQDVVVLDADLSGSTKTADFKKKYPERFFNVGVAEQNLVGHAAGLALSGFVPFASSFAMFLSGRAWEVVRNSVVYPKLNVKLVASHGGITVGEDGASHQCIEDFAIMRVIPEMTVICPSDFNETKQVIHAIADYNGPVYVRVGRPAIPVIERENYKFQIGKAEVISEGKDVCIIANGVMVNEAMTAVGLLKEKGIHASLLNMATIKPLDKEAIIAKAKECGAIVTCEEHNVVGGLGSAVSELLSEEYPVPVIKVGMKDSFGKSGTWSGLLDYFGLRAKDVVSHAEIAISKKKK from the coding sequence ATGGGAGCACCTAGTCAATCCACAGCAGACAAAAAAGCAACAAGAGATGCCTACGGCGAAGCCTTAGTTGAGTTAGGTGCATCTAGACAAGATGTCGTGGTTTTAGATGCGGACCTTTCTGGTTCCACTAAAACTGCGGACTTCAAAAAAAAGTATCCTGAACGTTTTTTTAACGTAGGTGTCGCGGAACAAAACTTAGTTGGCCATGCAGCTGGTCTTGCCCTTTCTGGGTTTGTACCTTTTGCATCCAGTTTTGCCATGTTTTTATCTGGTAGAGCTTGGGAAGTGGTCCGAAATAGCGTCGTTTATCCAAAGTTAAACGTGAAGCTCGTTGCTTCTCACGGTGGAATCACTGTGGGGGAAGATGGTGCCTCTCACCAATGTATCGAAGATTTCGCGATTATGCGTGTCATTCCTGAAATGACTGTGATTTGTCCTTCTGATTTTAACGAAACCAAACAAGTCATCCATGCGATTGCCGATTATAATGGCCCTGTGTATGTAAGGGTTGGCAGACCAGCCATTCCTGTCATCGAAAGAGAAAACTACAAATTCCAAATTGGAAAAGCAGAAGTGATTTCCGAAGGAAAAGATGTTTGTATCATTGCGAACGGTGTGATGGTGAACGAAGCCATGACAGCAGTGGGACTACTTAAAGAAAAAGGAATTCATGCAAGCCTTCTCAATATGGCTACTATCAAACCTTTGGACAAAGAAGCCATCATCGCCAAAGCAAAAGAATGTGGTGCCATTGTCACTTGTGAAGAACACAATGTGGTGGGTGGACTTGGTTCTGCTGTTTCAGAACTACTTTCGGAAGAATATCCTGTTCCTGTGATCAAAGTAGGAATGAAAGATAGTTTTGGAAAGTCAGGAACTTGGAGTGGTTTACTCGATTACTTCGGTCTCCGTGCCAAAGATGTAGTTTCGCACGCAGAAATCGCTATTTCCAAAAAGAAAAAATAA
- a CDS encoding ATP-dependent Clp protease adaptor ClpS, translating into MTSFGASQPSILEETEIRPRLNDGPWKVVLWDDDFHTYEYVIEMLMDVCQMPWEKAFQHAVEVDTRKKTIVFSGELEHAEFIHERILNYGPDPRMGTSKGSMTATLEQ; encoded by the coding sequence ATGACCAGCTTTGGAGCATCCCAACCATCCATTTTAGAAGAAACCGAAATTAGGCCCCGTCTGAATGATGGGCCTTGGAAGGTGGTTCTTTGGGATGATGACTTTCACACATACGAATATGTGATCGAAATGTTAATGGATGTTTGTCAGATGCCTTGGGAAAAAGCCTTTCAACATGCAGTCGAAGTAGACACAAGAAAAAAGACAATTGTATTTTCCGGTGAGTTGGAACATGCGGAGTTTATCCACGAACGGATCTTAAACTATGGACCAGATCCTCGTATGGGAACATCGAAAGGTTCCATGACGGCCACTCTCGAACAATAA
- a CDS encoding glycogen-binding domain-containing protein, with translation MMKLKSVRIAIILLFFTGIGIFAEDGMDWIGSFSSKELEMSDETEDQDTVYYLWQLESLKKNIAPRYIRYLDVESYVSSGKLIHRGILFTYNGLRDESVEICGSFNNWECSDMKRNQYGIYYTVIEPTQITDTYEDDPVYEYKFRVNGLLTYDPENFDKVEDGSGSYYSRFILEGKDTDRQTKTMVLEDSANEERDLRTVKFQIYLPNAEVVRVVGNFNDWNPEHDFLKKDRKGVFTLEKKLLPGEYHYQFIVDGEYMLDTYNPTTNIKLDTNESVSSLLVPDRNYALERKM, from the coding sequence ATGATGAAATTGAAATCCGTTCGTATCGCCATCATTTTACTCTTTTTTACAGGAATCGGAATTTTTGCCGAGGACGGGATGGATTGGATTGGAAGTTTTTCCTCAAAAGAGTTGGAAATGTCGGATGAAACGGAAGACCAGGATACAGTATATTATCTCTGGCAGTTGGAAAGCCTCAAAAAAAATATCGCTCCACGTTACATTCGTTATCTCGATGTAGAATCTTACGTATCCTCAGGCAAACTCATTCACCGCGGTATCCTTTTTACTTACAATGGACTCCGCGACGAGTCGGTTGAAATCTGCGGAAGTTTTAACAATTGGGAATGTTCCGATATGAAACGAAACCAATACGGAATTTATTATACTGTGATTGAACCCACACAAATCACTGATACTTATGAAGACGATCCAGTGTACGAATATAAGTTTCGAGTGAATGGACTTCTCACATACGATCCAGAAAACTTTGATAAGGTGGAAGACGGGTCAGGCTCTTACTATTCCCGTTTTATTTTAGAAGGAAAGGATACCGATCGCCAAACAAAAACTATGGTTTTGGAAGATTCTGCAAACGAAGAAAGGGACTTACGAACTGTAAAATTCCAAATTTATTTGCCCAACGCAGAAGTTGTAAGAGTGGTAGGAAATTTTAATGATTGGAACCCAGAACATGATTTTTTAAAGAAAGATCGAAAAGGTGTCTTTACTCTGGAAAAAAAATTATTACCGGGTGAATACCACTACCAATTCATTGTGGATGGGGAGTACATGTTGGACACTTACAATCCAACCACCAATATCAAATTAGATACCAATGAATCGGTTTCATCGTTACTCGTTCCTGATAGAAATTATGCGTTAGAACGTAAGATGTAA
- a CDS encoding WecB/TagA/CpsF family glycosyltransferase, translating into MKQLSEIVHNSSKDERDILLEYQNIDVSKLETLNVLGIPIDNVTTDEAIAKLFRVLEKKEGMHHVLFLDPIKLMRMRPKKSLHRIAEKAGTILVEGAGIGWMTSGRLKERVTPIAVMMDLIRLAELKEFTAFIFGAKDEIVERIYFNLTRHFPKVRIVGRHAGHLDRQREMRVKEAIRKTGPDIIFLAMDFPDQEIWIENNTGYFGKAVVIGVGGALDMLSGADKKAPEWFKERGLIWLWRIIARPYRIQRMWETFYFFLLGIRERFRKH; encoded by the coding sequence ATGAAGCAATTGAGCGAAATCGTTCACAATTCCTCAAAAGATGAGAGGGATATACTACTAGAATACCAAAATATCGATGTTTCCAAGCTAGAAACTCTAAATGTTTTGGGAATTCCTATCGACAACGTCACTACAGACGAAGCCATAGCCAAACTCTTTCGTGTGCTTGAGAAAAAAGAAGGCATGCATCATGTTTTATTTTTAGATCCGATTAAACTCATGAGGATGCGTCCGAAAAAATCCCTCCACCGCATCGCGGAAAAAGCCGGAACCATTTTGGTGGAAGGGGCAGGAATTGGTTGGATGACTTCGGGAAGGTTAAAAGAACGAGTCACACCGATTGCTGTCATGATGGATCTCATTCGTTTGGCCGAACTCAAAGAATTCACAGCTTTTATCTTTGGAGCCAAAGACGAAATTGTAGAACGAATTTATTTTAACCTGACTAGGCATTTTCCAAAAGTTCGGATCGTGGGAAGGCATGCCGGCCATTTGGATCGCCAAAGAGAAATGCGAGTCAAAGAAGCCATTCGCAAAACGGGCCCGGATATCATTTTTCTTGCGATGGATTTCCCAGACCAAGAAATTTGGATCGAAAACAACACTGGGTATTTTGGTAAAGCAGTTGTGATTGGTGTAGGCGGCGCCTTAGATATGTTATCTGGTGCTGACAAAAAAGCACCAGAGTGGTTTAAGGAAAGAGGACTCATCTGGCTTTGGAGGATCATCGCAAGACCTTACCGAATCCAAAGGATGTGGGAAACTTTCTATTTCTTTCTACTGGGGATCCGCGAACGATTTCGCAAACATTAA
- a CDS encoding MFS transporter, with the protein MNQKQSKRETTYLRFFGLAELADHGARGILAFWVILGMAFFLFGDQNLIAPNMKNIGASLGITDPNEVDWKLGGIIPVLFFILGGAVSLSMGYLSQTFSRKNLLLATVLLGEIPCFLTAYVETYDQFLVLRTLCGFGLGGIFPLLFSLIGDYFSSKSRAIATGYVSLAMGLGVGVGQLLGGILGGADPINGWRASFIYMSAPSFVFAAIYLFFCKEPKRGGAEGVSSDELSHKISLKDFKLLFESKTNLGAFLQGLPGCIPWGVFFVYLADYYEHTYHLSKEISAGMITFAAVGIFIGTFFGGVLGQILYNIKKTYQPLLCIGTTFFGVFPAIMLLYSFDIVPYMGLFIALNIFTGIMISITGPNVRAVLLNVNEPKSRSAIFSIYNLTDDLGKGLGPVMSAVILGLTPDRGLALSISILFWIPCALAWLLILFNYEKDENRMLQLMKQNVSNA; encoded by the coding sequence ATGAACCAAAAACAATCAAAACGAGAAACAACCTATCTGCGATTTTTCGGTCTTGCCGAACTTGCAGATCACGGGGCAAGGGGTATTTTAGCATTTTGGGTCATTTTGGGAATGGCCTTCTTTTTGTTTGGTGACCAAAACCTAATTGCCCCTAATATGAAAAATATTGGTGCTTCCTTGGGAATCACTGATCCAAATGAAGTCGACTGGAAGTTAGGTGGTATCATTCCTGTTTTGTTTTTTATTTTGGGTGGTGCTGTTTCCTTGTCTATGGGATATCTCTCACAGACTTTTTCACGAAAGAACTTACTTCTTGCCACCGTTCTTCTTGGTGAAATTCCATGTTTTTTAACTGCATACGTTGAAACCTATGACCAGTTTTTAGTTTTACGAACGTTATGCGGTTTTGGTCTTGGAGGAATTTTTCCACTTCTCTTTAGTTTGATTGGAGATTATTTTTCTAGCAAATCTAGGGCGATTGCCACTGGTTATGTGTCCTTGGCGATGGGACTTGGAGTAGGAGTTGGACAATTGCTTGGTGGAATACTGGGTGGTGCCGATCCCATCAACGGTTGGCGCGCTTCTTTTATTTATATGTCTGCTCCCTCTTTTGTTTTTGCGGCCATTTATTTATTCTTTTGTAAAGAACCAAAACGTGGTGGAGCAGAAGGTGTTTCCAGCGATGAGTTATCACATAAAATAAGTTTAAAAGATTTTAAATTACTCTTTGAAAGTAAAACCAACTTAGGTGCCTTTTTACAAGGCCTACCAGGTTGTATTCCTTGGGGAGTGTTCTTTGTTTATTTGGCAGATTATTACGAACACACCTACCATCTTTCCAAAGAAATTTCTGCTGGTATGATTACTTTTGCCGCCGTAGGAATTTTTATAGGAACATTCTTTGGTGGAGTGCTTGGACAAATTTTATACAATATCAAAAAAACATACCAACCGCTGCTTTGTATTGGTACCACTTTTTTTGGTGTATTTCCTGCCATCATGCTTCTTTATTCATTTGATATCGTTCCCTATATGGGTTTATTTATTGCACTGAATATTTTTACAGGAATTATGATTTCGATTACAGGACCTAACGTACGTGCGGTGTTACTGAATGTAAACGAACCAAAATCAAGAAGTGCTATTTTTTCTATTTATAACCTAACTGACGATTTAGGAAAAGGACTTGGGCCTGTGATGTCTGCAGTGATTTTAGGATTAACTCCTGATCGAGGACTTGCTTTGTCCATTTCGATACTTTTTTGGATTCCATGTGCATTGGCATGGTTACTGATTTTGTTTAATTACGAAAAAGATGAAAATAGAATGCTTCAGTTGATGAAACAAAATGTTTCAAATGCTTAA
- the mtnC gene encoding acireductone synthase, whose translation MNIKHNLLDIEGTTAPIAFVHQALFPYAKKHIIRFLKDFEFSELQWQEIQMEFEKDKVLREESFLSRFSKSNSITKMEPIEFTKDLIPSYFEYLIEKDRKFGPLKEIQGKIWKEGYESGEIKSIIYPDVPEFLKKAKEAGIQNHVYSSGSVEAQILIYQYSELGDLRNYFESYFDTAVGGKREKTSYENITRELKSSPDQIRFFTDIVEEAEAANAIGMDVVILNRPGNIPQKPHPFPIWDHFLSQ comes from the coding sequence ATGAATATTAAACATAACTTGCTCGACATTGAAGGGACAACGGCACCAATTGCCTTTGTCCATCAGGCCCTTTTTCCTTATGCTAAAAAACATATAATTCGTTTTTTAAAAGATTTCGAATTTTCGGAACTGCAGTGGCAGGAAATCCAAATGGAATTTGAAAAGGATAAGGTCCTTCGTGAAGAAAGTTTTTTATCAAGATTTTCTAAATCAAATTCTATTACAAAAATGGAGCCGATTGAATTTACAAAGGATCTCATTCCTTCTTACTTCGAATATTTAATTGAGAAGGATAGAAAGTTTGGCCCTTTAAAAGAAATCCAAGGTAAAATTTGGAAAGAGGGATATGAATCTGGGGAAATCAAAAGTATCATTTATCCAGATGTACCTGAATTTTTAAAAAAAGCAAAGGAAGCTGGAATCCAAAATCATGTGTATTCCTCTGGTTCTGTGGAAGCACAAATTTTGATTTATCAGTATTCAGAGTTAGGTGACCTTCGAAATTATTTTGAATCTTATTTTGATACTGCAGTGGGTGGTAAAAGAGAAAAAACTAGTTATGAAAACATAACTCGGGAATTAAAATCTTCCCCAGACCAAATTCGTTTTTTTACCGATATTGTAGAAGAAGCGGAAGCAGCAAATGCCATAGGAATGGATGTGGTGATTTTAAACCGCCCAGGAAATATCCCTCAGAAACCACATCCCTTTCCCATCTGGGATCATTTTTTAAGTCAGTAA
- a CDS encoding prokaryotic cytochrome C oxidase subunit IV: MKSILFTYLILLGIVYYSFFGMGTNIPGTWNLILFSAIKFLLICFVFMNLKVAHLFWKVAFPILIGIYSVSILLLT, from the coding sequence ATGAAATCGATTCTATTTACTTATTTAATTCTTTTGGGAATTGTTTATTATTCTTTTTTTGGAATGGGTACGAACATTCCTGGAACTTGGAACTTAATTCTATTTAGTGCGATCAAATTTCTTTTGATTTGTTTTGTATTTATGAATTTGAAAGTGGCCCACCTGTTTTGGAAGGTGGCCTTTCCTATTCTCATTGGAATTTATTCCGTAAGTATTTTGTTACTGACTTAA
- a CDS encoding cytochrome c oxidase subunit 3 — protein sequence MHENKIETNESLWYPPGGILIWMIVLVEVLTFSLGIGSLLYDKSKDLTSFTFMQSHLNKTFAFWNTVFLLTSGFCIATSVYYRTKNNIKFFTILLSASILFGFAFLFLKFYEFREKWALGFGLETSQFFSYYWLLTGFHYLHVVVGLIILFIIYLSRKTISVNNLEAGAVFWHMCDLIWLLLYPALYLIQ from the coding sequence ATGCACGAAAACAAGATAGAAACAAACGAATCCTTATGGTACCCACCCGGTGGAATCTTAATTTGGATGATTGTCCTTGTTGAAGTTCTGACATTTAGTTTAGGAATTGGTTCCTTATTATATGATAAGTCAAAGGATCTCACATCATTTACTTTTATGCAGTCTCATTTAAACAAAACGTTTGCGTTTTGGAATACTGTCTTTTTACTCACTAGTGGATTTTGTATCGCAACTTCTGTTTATTACAGAACAAAAAACAATATAAAGTTTTTTACAATTTTGTTATCGGCATCCATTCTCTTTGGATTTGCTTTTCTTTTTCTTAAATTCTATGAGTTCCGAGAAAAGTGGGCATTGGGTTTTGGTCTAGAAACCAGTCAGTTTTTTAGTTATTATTGGTTACTCACTGGATTCCATTATCTTCATGTAGTTGTAGGTCTTATCATTTTATTTATTATTTATCTAAGCCGCAAAACAATCTCCGTTAATAACCTGGAAGCAGGTGCAGTGTTTTGGCATATGTGCGATTTGATTTGGTTATTACTCTATCCGGCTTTGTATTTAATTCAATAG
- a CDS encoding c-type cytochrome encodes MLSKSQARAFFLGGTFLFSAIFVFLTVDTLRQNESRTNAQNMTADVLKGKEIWEKNNCMGCHTLLGEGAYYAPDLTKVVERRGATWIDVFLDDPQAMFPGERKMIIYGFNKEEKGQIIAFLDWVGKIDANGWPPKPNIPIDSIATPQVPQAKSNAVVMAQPEKFSQLCVACHAVGGKGGNVGPALDHVGSKFDSDYLNRWLSDPQAIKPGTNMPKLPLTDPERKDIVTYLSALK; translated from the coding sequence ATGCTATCAAAATCGCAAGCCAGGGCGTTCTTTTTGGGAGGCACCTTTTTGTTCAGTGCTATCTTTGTGTTTCTCACTGTGGATACCTTGCGACAAAACGAATCCCGAACCAATGCGCAAAACATGACAGCGGATGTTTTGAAAGGAAAGGAAATTTGGGAAAAAAACAATTGTATGGGATGCCATACATTGTTAGGTGAAGGAGCTTATTACGCTCCCGATTTAACAAAGGTCGTCGAAAGAAGGGGAGCTACTTGGATCGATGTATTTTTAGACGATCCACAGGCGATGTTTCCTGGAGAACGTAAGATGATCATATACGGCTTCAATAAGGAAGAAAAGGGACAAATCATTGCCTTTCTTGATTGGGTTGGTAAAATTGATGCCAATGGATGGCCTCCAAAACCAAATATCCCAATCGATTCCATTGCCACTCCACAAGTTCCACAGGCAAAATCAAATGCAGTTGTTATGGCTCAACCTGAAAAGTTTTCTCAACTTTGTGTCGCTTGTCACGCAGTAGGTGGTAAGGGTGGAAATGTTGGACCCGCACTTGATCATGTAGGTTCCAAGTTTGATTCTGATTATCTCAATCGTTGGTTATCAGATCCACAAGCCATCAAACCGGGAACAAATATGCCAAAGTTGCCGTTAACTGATCCTGAAAGAAAAGACATCGTTACTTATCTTTCGGCGTTGAAATAA
- a CDS encoding cbb3-type cytochrome c oxidase subunit I, giving the protein MRFQSQKVAYWFFATCMLLLSLQIVYGFIMGFARIGFDGLHDFIPFNTARATHTNLLVVWLLTGFMGAAYYIIPEESDRELYSVKLAYIQLLSWVVVGVVAIIGFHFNWWEGRKFLEIPRPLDYLVVVNVLTFLFNIAMTIWQAKKRSTTQLVLFFGLLCAALLYLPGMIYFDNQTLDSYFRWWVVHLWVEGVWELIMGGILAFLLIKLTGVDREVIEKWLYVVVGLTFLSGILGTGHHYYWIGTPKYWLMVGGIFSALEPLAFLGMAIWALNMYRKKGKNHPNKIALYWTLGSAMMSFIGAGFLGFAHTWPAVNQWTHGTLITAMHGHLAFWGAYAMLVLAVISYAMPNLTGRKLFTGMSGYLAFWASNIGMLGMTGALAVAGITQVYLERKLGMDFLVVQKEIIFHFIGMLLAATLFTVGITYFIVDFIRHGLPSDEAVGKNAGDLE; this is encoded by the coding sequence ATGAGATTCCAATCACAAAAGGTCGCATATTGGTTCTTTGCAACTTGTATGTTACTCTTATCTTTACAAATCGTTTATGGCTTTATTATGGGTTTTGCTCGTATCGGGTTTGATGGATTACATGACTTTATTCCATTTAATACCGCTCGTGCAACACATACAAATTTACTCGTTGTATGGTTGTTAACTGGTTTTATGGGAGCTGCTTATTACATTATTCCTGAAGAATCTGACAGAGAGTTGTATAGTGTAAAACTTGCCTATATTCAACTTCTTTCTTGGGTTGTCGTGGGGGTGGTCGCCATTATCGGATTCCATTTTAACTGGTGGGAAGGTCGTAAGTTCTTAGAAATTCCAAGACCACTCGACTATTTGGTTGTTGTGAATGTTTTAACATTTTTGTTTAACATCGCTATGACGATCTGGCAGGCAAAAAAAAGAAGTACAACACAACTAGTTCTCTTCTTTGGATTGTTATGTGCTGCGTTATTATATCTTCCAGGTATGATTTACTTCGACAACCAAACTCTCGATTCCTACTTTCGTTGGTGGGTAGTTCATCTTTGGGTGGAAGGAGTATGGGAACTCATTATGGGTGGTATCCTTGCCTTTTTACTTATCAAACTCACTGGAGTGGATAGAGAAGTAATCGAAAAATGGTTATATGTAGTTGTTGGTTTAACTTTCCTTTCGGGAATTCTCGGAACAGGTCACCACTACTATTGGATCGGAACTCCTAAGTATTGGCTTATGGTTGGTGGAATTTTTTCTGCTTTGGAACCACTTGCTTTTCTTGGAATGGCAATCTGGGCTCTCAATATGTATCGCAAAAAAGGAAAAAACCATCCCAATAAAATTGCCCTATATTGGACTTTGGGCAGTGCCATGATGTCTTTTATCGGTGCTGGTTTCCTTGGTTTTGCACATACTTGGCCTGCTGTCAACCAATGGACTCACGGAACTCTCATCACTGCAATGCATGGACACCTTGCATTCTGGGGGGCCTACGCTATGTTAGTGTTAGCTGTGATTTCCTATGCAATGCCAAACCTAACTGGAAGAAAACTGTTTACTGGAATGTCAGGTTATTTGGCATTTTGGGCATCCAATATTGGAATGTTAGGTATGACTGGTGCACTCGCTGTTGCAGGGATCACTCAAGTGTATTTAGAACGTAAATTAGGTATGGACTTCCTCGTGGTTCAGAAAGAAATTATATTCCACTTTATTGGGATGTTACTTGCTGCCACACTATTTACGGTAGGGATCACTTACTTTATTGTGGATTTCATTCGACATGGTCTTCCATCCGATGAAGCTGTAGGAAAAAATGCAGGTGATCTCGAATAA